The following coding sequences are from one Lipingzhangella halophila window:
- a CDS encoding VOC family protein: protein MSDYYDAFEMSPVPTPPGPDAVPPEPFHGIYAMPAFATVPTSDVAASVDFWTRGLGFFELFSIPGGVVHLRRWVFQDVLLVPAASVAEQAPAMSVSFACVLRQVDSLAEACRALRPDSVDGPRDTPWNTRDVEVITPENVRIVLTAAKAFDPDSQEARNLAAVGITPPGGGRGDNGEHA, encoded by the coding sequence ATGAGCGACTACTACGACGCGTTCGAGATGAGTCCCGTGCCCACTCCTCCCGGCCCGGATGCGGTCCCGCCGGAGCCGTTCCACGGCATCTATGCAATGCCCGCGTTCGCGACGGTTCCCACGAGCGACGTGGCGGCGTCGGTGGACTTCTGGACTCGTGGGCTCGGGTTCTTCGAGCTGTTCAGCATCCCCGGCGGGGTTGTGCATCTGCGCCGGTGGGTGTTCCAGGACGTACTGCTCGTCCCGGCGGCAAGCGTTGCGGAGCAGGCACCAGCGATGAGCGTGAGTTTCGCGTGCGTGCTCCGCCAGGTCGATTCCCTTGCCGAGGCCTGTCGTGCGTTGCGCCCGGACTCGGTCGATGGCCCGCGGGACACTCCCTGGAACACCCGCGATGTGGAGGTGATCACCCCCGAGAACGTACGGATCGTTCTCACCGCGGCGAAGGCCTTCGATCCGGACAGCCAGGAGGCGCGCAACCTTGCGGCCGTCGGGATCACCCCACCGGGCGGCGGTCGCGGCGACAATGGGGAGCATGCCTGA
- a CDS encoding SWIM zinc finger family protein — protein MTSLMRSYTYLHPSAVHESAAGRTLALETSGGATPEGEAANPRFFTGFLTAPTASAAALMAVGDVAATRYYRPRPSSFLDPVVTANGDRLRMESFSGCCGVYARLDVLAPGLDGDDIGHGTTNVDVNAPLRRALARIGGLDPLHLAVGPEGIEATTFDGQYVEKKVPLPQRWLRGFAEAQVLGVDFALRAEVPATRTAALLRSLPRLTQSGARTTRWVVPAGATLRPVSRPAPGAVCLPGAERLLPLQPVLRHATVVRVYAPAVEHGATAPVAWEVALPGMRLTLMLSPDAARGFSGEGGVLHDLTAGPAAADAEQIAELLSWEPKIDTTELANEADLPTERVRAALTVLGTSGQIGYDLAEEAYFHRHLPHSAGAAEKRNPRLRGARALVAAGAVHLDGTLARVGGGEHAHLVRADDTGKLSCTCPWWAEYKGGRGPCKHVLATRMVRETTQEEEAR, from the coding sequence GTGACTTCCCTCATGCGGTCCTACACCTATTTGCACCCCTCGGCCGTGCACGAGTCCGCGGCCGGGCGCACCCTGGCATTGGAGACTTCCGGCGGTGCCACACCGGAGGGCGAGGCCGCCAACCCGCGGTTCTTCACCGGGTTCTTGACCGCGCCGACCGCCTCGGCGGCGGCACTGATGGCGGTCGGCGACGTGGCCGCCACCCGCTACTACCGGCCCCGCCCCTCATCCTTCCTGGATCCGGTGGTCACGGCCAACGGCGACCGGCTGCGGATGGAGTCCTTCTCCGGCTGCTGCGGCGTCTACGCCCGCCTGGACGTCCTCGCGCCCGGACTCGACGGCGACGACATCGGCCACGGCACCACCAACGTCGACGTAAACGCCCCGCTGCGGCGCGCCCTGGCCAGGATCGGCGGGCTGGATCCGCTGCACCTGGCGGTGGGCCCGGAGGGGATCGAGGCCACCACCTTCGACGGCCAGTACGTGGAGAAGAAGGTCCCCCTGCCGCAGCGCTGGCTGCGCGGATTCGCCGAGGCCCAGGTGCTGGGGGTCGACTTCGCCCTGCGCGCCGAGGTGCCGGCCACCCGGACGGCCGCCCTGCTGCGGTCGCTGCCGCGCCTCACCCAGTCCGGCGCCCGTACAACGCGCTGGGTGGTACCCGCCGGGGCCACGCTGCGCCCGGTGAGCCGGCCGGCGCCCGGTGCCGTGTGCCTGCCCGGCGCCGAGCGGCTGCTGCCGCTGCAGCCGGTGCTGCGCCACGCCACCGTTGTGCGGGTCTATGCCCCCGCCGTCGAGCACGGTGCGACCGCACCTGTGGCGTGGGAGGTGGCGCTGCCGGGCATGCGGCTGACACTGATGCTGTCCCCGGATGCAGCGCGCGGGTTCTCCGGTGAGGGCGGCGTGCTGCACGATCTGACCGCGGGGCCGGCGGCCGCCGACGCCGAACAGATAGCGGAGCTGCTGTCCTGGGAACCCAAGATCGACACGACCGAACTGGCCAACGAGGCCGACCTGCCGACGGAGCGGGTGCGCGCCGCGCTGACGGTGTTGGGCACCTCCGGCCAGATCGGCTACGACCTCGCCGAGGAGGCCTACTTCCACCGGCACCTGCCCCACTCCGCGGGCGCCGCGGAAAAGCGCAACCCCCGGCTGCGCGGAGCGCGGGCGCTGGTCGCCGCCGGCGCGGTCCACCTCGACGGCACGCTGGCGCGCGTCGGCGGCGGCGAACACGCCCACCTGGTCCGCGCCGACGACACGGGGAAGCTGAGCTGCACCTGCCCGTGGTGGGCCGAGTACAAGGGCGGACGCGGGCCGTGCAAACACGTCCTCGCAACGCGCATGGTCCGAGAAACCACCCAAGAAGAAGAGGCCCGCTGA
- a CDS encoding TetR/AcrR family transcriptional regulator, with amino-acid sequence MNDSEESTGHATRAKRVDARRNEGTLLDAAAAVFVTSGVEAPVRDIAAKAGVGMGTIYRHFPTRADLIIAVYRHQVEACAEAGPDLLASSPTPYAALGRWIDLFVDFLVTKHGLAAALRSDNTAFEALHAYFIDRLLPVCAQLLDAAAEAGEIRSDVDAYELMRGVGNVCIGAENDPRYNARRLVGLLVAGLRRSE; translated from the coding sequence GTGAACGACAGCGAAGAGAGCACGGGGCACGCGACCCGCGCTAAACGGGTGGACGCCCGACGCAACGAGGGGACCCTGCTCGACGCGGCCGCCGCGGTCTTCGTCACCTCGGGCGTGGAGGCGCCGGTACGGGACATCGCGGCCAAGGCCGGTGTCGGGATGGGGACGATCTACCGCCACTTCCCGACGCGGGCCGATCTCATCATCGCCGTCTACCGGCACCAGGTTGAGGCCTGTGCCGAGGCCGGCCCGGACCTGCTGGCGAGTAGCCCGACCCCCTACGCCGCTCTCGGGCGATGGATCGACCTCTTCGTCGACTTCCTGGTCACCAAGCACGGGCTCGCCGCCGCGCTGCGCTCCGACAACACCGCCTTCGAGGCGCTGCACGCCTACTTCATCGACCGCCTCCTGCCCGTGTGCGCCCAGCTCCTCGACGCCGCGGCCGAAGCCGGCGAGATCCGCTCCGACGTCGATGCCTACGAACTCATGCGCGGTGTCGGGAACGTCTGCATCGGCGCGGAGAACGACCCCCGCTACAATGCACGCCGACTGGTCGGGCTCCTCGTCGCGGGACTACGCCGATCGGAGTAG
- a CDS encoding aldo/keto reductase, translated as MQYRTLGRTGVQVSSLALGAMNFGKIGRTTQDDVTAIVDAALESGINLIDTADVYSGGESEEMVGKAIAGRRDDIVLATKAGLPMDDERNHRGSSRRWLVTELDNSLRRLGADHVDLYQIHRWDPNTSDEETLSALTDLQRAGKIRHFGSSTFPAYRLVQAQWAAREHHLSRYVTEQPSYSILQRGIEADVLPVTEEYGLGVLAWSPLASGWLSGAIREGREITTSRSAFMPQRFDTTIPANRTKLEAVEQLAKVADEAGLTMIQLALGFVTAHPGVTSALIGPRTLDHLHSQLAAADTVLSADVLDAVDAIVAPGTDLAAQEKNNTPPALLDPALRRR; from the coding sequence ATGCAGTACCGCACCTTGGGCCGCACCGGTGTGCAGGTCAGCTCGCTCGCGCTGGGCGCGATGAACTTCGGCAAGATTGGGCGCACCACCCAGGACGACGTCACCGCCATCGTCGACGCCGCCCTTGAGAGCGGGATCAACCTCATCGACACCGCCGACGTGTACAGCGGAGGCGAGTCCGAGGAGATGGTCGGCAAAGCCATCGCCGGCCGCCGAGACGACATCGTCCTGGCCACGAAGGCGGGCCTGCCCATGGACGACGAGCGCAACCACCGGGGCAGCTCGCGCCGCTGGCTGGTCACCGAGCTGGACAACAGCTTGCGCCGGCTCGGTGCCGACCACGTGGACCTCTACCAGATCCACCGGTGGGACCCGAACACCAGCGACGAGGAGACCCTGTCAGCCCTGACCGACTTGCAGCGCGCCGGCAAGATCCGCCACTTCGGCTCCTCGACCTTCCCCGCCTACCGCCTCGTGCAGGCCCAGTGGGCCGCGCGCGAACATCACCTCAGCCGTTACGTCACCGAGCAGCCCAGCTACTCGATCCTGCAGCGCGGAATCGAGGCCGACGTGCTGCCCGTGACCGAAGAGTACGGGCTCGGGGTGCTGGCGTGGAGTCCGCTGGCCTCGGGCTGGTTGTCGGGGGCGATCCGCGAGGGCCGGGAAATCACCACCAGCCGCTCGGCGTTCATGCCGCAACGCTTCGACACCACCATCCCAGCCAACCGGACCAAGCTCGAAGCCGTCGAGCAGCTGGCCAAGGTCGCCGACGAGGCCGGCCTGACCATGATCCAACTCGCGCTCGGATTCGTGACCGCCCACCCGGGCGTGACCAGCGCGCTCATCGGCCCCCGCACGCTGGACCACCTGCACTCGCAGCTCGCCGCCGCTGACACCGTGCTCTCCGCCGACGTGCTCGACGCGGTCGACGCGATCGTCGCTCCCGGCACCGACCTCGCCGCACAGGAAAAGAACAACACCCCGCCCGCGCTGCTCGACCCAGCACTGCGGCGCCGCTGA
- a CDS encoding LLM class flavin-dependent oxidoreductase: protein MPHAPRPRFGIMTAPSQVDYHDVLRVWREADTVPEIEHAWLFDHLMPIGGDPYGPTYESWTLLSALAAHTRRLRLGVLVTSNRFRPPAMLAKIAATVDIVSDGRLEFGIGAGSRPGHPLARREYEAHGLPFHDSAHAVGSLAEACMVIRRLWTEDEPFDVDGTYLHLTGAFGNPKPVQRPHPPILIGGRSSPTLRVAAEHADLWNVPGGDIDDAVRGSALLDQYCAEIGRDPASITRSIPLPVSYEQPGTTREAIGNAIDAGFRHIVLGLPAPYPADVAQWVADELISTSASR, encoded by the coding sequence ATGCCACACGCACCCCGGCCCCGCTTCGGGATCATGACCGCCCCCTCGCAGGTCGACTACCACGACGTCCTGCGAGTCTGGCGCGAGGCGGACACGGTTCCGGAGATCGAGCACGCGTGGTTGTTCGATCACCTCATGCCGATCGGCGGCGACCCGTACGGACCGACCTACGAAAGTTGGACGCTGCTCTCGGCCCTTGCCGCCCACACCCGACGACTGCGGCTCGGCGTGCTGGTGACCAGCAACCGGTTCCGACCGCCCGCGATGCTGGCCAAGATCGCCGCGACCGTCGACATCGTCTCCGATGGACGGCTCGAGTTCGGTATCGGTGCCGGCTCACGCCCCGGCCATCCCCTGGCACGGCGTGAATACGAAGCACACGGCCTGCCCTTCCACGACTCCGCGCACGCCGTGGGGAGCCTCGCCGAAGCCTGCATGGTGATCCGACGATTGTGGACCGAGGACGAGCCGTTCGACGTCGACGGCACCTACCTCCACCTGACCGGAGCGTTCGGAAACCCCAAACCCGTCCAGCGCCCCCACCCGCCGATCCTCATCGGCGGACGCTCGTCCCCGACGCTCCGCGTGGCCGCCGAGCACGCCGACCTGTGGAACGTCCCCGGCGGCGACATCGACGACGCCGTACGCGGCAGCGCACTGCTGGACCAGTACTGCGCCGAGATCGGTCGCGATCCCGCCTCGATCACCCGCTCGATCCCCCTGCCCGTCTCCTACGAACAGCCCGGTACCACCCGGGAGGCGATCGGCAACGCGATCGACGCCGGCTTCCGGCACATCGTCCTCGGACTGCCCGCGCCCTACCCCGCCGACGTCGCACAGTGGGTCGCCGACGAACTCATCAGCACGTCGGCCTCCCGGTAA
- a CDS encoding MFS transporter → MTIQADRVAPGRLARGTILAAATLTIMAPAGIAPSLPEMGEVYADQPGADLLVRLTVTVTSLMIALTAPISGVLADRVGRRPLLVSSLVLYAVSGSAGYFIADLYLLLATRALLGVAVGGIMTTVSATITDWFDGPKRSSFLGLQQVFTSLGGVVFLPLAGLLANFGWRVPFWIYAVGAVVALFAVLVVRDQPRDLPAPSSRGRMMTGRVLAVYAVALIATLAFYMAPTQVPFLLTDFAVGPAVVGVVVAGSTLTSALGAFGFPALRKRLRSTAITLVSLALLGAGWLLAGAFDTVIGVAVGLLVGGVGVGFAVPNLNLLLSELAAPHWRGRILSGLVTAIFLGQFLSPLVVQPLVQAAGVGGAFTWAGLVMVAGAALAAAGMWKRSTHGKEVR, encoded by the coding sequence ATGACGATACAAGCCGACCGCGTGGCACCCGGCCGCCTCGCTCGCGGCACGATCCTCGCCGCGGCGACATTAACCATCATGGCGCCGGCAGGCATCGCCCCCAGCCTTCCGGAGATGGGGGAGGTCTACGCGGACCAGCCCGGGGCGGACCTGTTGGTGCGCCTCACGGTCACGGTCACCTCGCTCATGATCGCCCTCACCGCTCCGATCTCCGGTGTGCTCGCCGACCGCGTCGGGCGCCGCCCGCTGCTCGTGTCCAGCCTCGTGCTCTACGCGGTCAGCGGCAGCGCGGGGTACTTCATAGCCGACCTCTACCTGCTGCTGGCAACCAGAGCGCTGCTCGGGGTCGCCGTTGGTGGAATCATGACAACGGTCAGCGCGACGATCACCGACTGGTTCGACGGGCCGAAACGGTCCTCCTTCCTCGGACTGCAGCAGGTATTCACGAGCCTCGGCGGCGTGGTTTTCCTGCCGCTGGCCGGACTACTCGCGAACTTCGGCTGGCGGGTGCCGTTCTGGATCTACGCGGTGGGCGCCGTGGTCGCCCTGTTCGCGGTCCTCGTCGTGCGGGATCAGCCGCGGGACCTACCGGCACCGTCCAGCCGCGGCCGGATGATGACCGGTCGCGTCCTCGCTGTGTACGCGGTGGCGCTCATCGCGACGTTGGCGTTCTACATGGCACCGACGCAGGTGCCGTTCCTGCTGACGGACTTCGCCGTCGGCCCCGCCGTCGTCGGTGTCGTGGTCGCCGGGAGCACTCTGACGAGCGCACTCGGCGCGTTCGGGTTCCCAGCACTGCGCAAGCGCCTGCGGTCCACAGCGATCACGCTGGTCAGCCTCGCGCTGCTCGGCGCGGGCTGGCTGCTGGCCGGCGCCTTCGACACGGTCATCGGCGTCGCGGTCGGGCTGCTCGTCGGCGGCGTCGGTGTCGGCTTCGCCGTCCCCAACCTCAACCTGCTGCTCAGCGAGCTCGCTGCGCCCCATTGGCGGGGGCGAATCCTCAGCGGCCTCGTCACCGCGATCTTTCTCGGCCAGTTCCTCTCACCGCTGGTCGTCCAACCCCTGGTTCAGGCCGCCGGCGTCGGCGGCGCCTTCACCTGGGCCGGGCTCGTAATGGTCGCCGGCGCGGCCCTCGCCGCCGCCGGAATGTGGAAACGAAGCACCCACGGAAAGGAAGTCCGATGA
- a CDS encoding Dabb family protein: MIYHGNRFTLKPDVAQQDVEEALESLRNQGRVIPSVKSFVVGRDYGGEFEWGATFVIEDLEGYWEYLIHPAHRNTDRVGLPLVDKFVSFDITDDPDPEMGAKIAALHQRRFDSDPELTKLISDLDEYSGSAAPGEHGR, translated from the coding sequence ATGATCTACCACGGCAACCGTTTCACCCTGAAGCCCGACGTCGCGCAGCAGGACGTCGAGGAGGCCCTCGAGAGCCTGCGCAATCAAGGGCGCGTCATCCCGTCCGTCAAATCATTCGTCGTTGGCCGTGACTACGGCGGTGAGTTCGAGTGGGGCGCGACCTTCGTGATCGAGGACCTTGAGGGCTACTGGGAGTACCTGATCCACCCCGCACACCGCAACACCGACCGGGTCGGACTGCCCCTGGTCGACAAGTTCGTATCGTTCGACATCACCGACGACCCGGACCCGGAGATGGGCGCGAAGATCGCGGCGCTGCACCAGCGCCGGTTCGACAGCGACCCTGAGCTGACCAAACTGATCTCCGACCTCGACGAGTACTCCGGCAGCGCCGCACCCGGCGAGCACGGGCGCTAA
- a CDS encoding PaaX family transcriptional regulator, translated as MSDEVDLPRRQAGPNPQHLLLSMMGDFWVGLTAPIPSAALVALLQECGITANSARVAINRLVRRNVLVGVRRGRESHYHLAEAVVVSGVRGLPRMMTFGSSDEDEAEWDGTWVLVSITAPPEQAAQRRTLRTRLRALGFGMLTESLWIAPSTQKDPAVELVTELDVSAMVVHGTVVHPVTSGVLNALKTWPLTEVRAEYEDFIATYQPVVDRARQGQVSPSEAFVLRLYMTDQWRGLYRHDPGLPSEVLPADWPRGRAYEVFAELYDRLGPLAEFRCAQVVAPHAHPDMPPPRHYAIRDGFDAIMERVASLTS; from the coding sequence ATGAGCGACGAAGTCGACCTGCCTCGTCGGCAGGCCGGGCCCAACCCGCAACACCTGCTGCTCAGCATGATGGGCGACTTCTGGGTGGGTTTGACGGCGCCGATCCCTTCGGCGGCGCTCGTGGCGCTGTTGCAGGAGTGCGGGATCACGGCGAACAGCGCGCGGGTGGCGATCAACCGCCTTGTGCGGCGCAATGTCCTGGTCGGGGTGCGGCGCGGCCGCGAGAGCCACTATCACCTGGCCGAAGCGGTCGTCGTCAGCGGCGTCCGGGGGCTGCCGAGGATGATGACCTTCGGCAGTTCCGACGAGGACGAAGCAGAGTGGGACGGCACTTGGGTTCTGGTATCCATCACCGCCCCTCCTGAGCAGGCGGCGCAGCGCAGAACGCTGCGTACCCGGTTGCGTGCGCTCGGGTTCGGCATGCTGACGGAATCACTCTGGATCGCCCCTTCGACGCAGAAGGACCCGGCCGTCGAACTCGTGACCGAGTTGGACGTCTCCGCGATGGTGGTCCATGGAACCGTCGTCCACCCGGTGACCAGCGGAGTGCTGAACGCGCTGAAAACCTGGCCGTTGACCGAGGTCAGAGCCGAGTACGAGGACTTCATCGCCACCTACCAGCCGGTGGTCGACCGGGCGCGCCAAGGACAGGTGAGCCCTTCCGAGGCGTTCGTCTTGCGGCTGTACATGACCGACCAGTGGCGGGGCCTGTACCGCCACGACCCCGGCCTGCCCTCGGAGGTCCTCCCGGCCGACTGGCCCCGCGGCCGCGCCTACGAGGTGTTCGCCGAGCTGTACGACCGGCTCGGCCCTTTGGCCGAGTTCCGCTGCGCGCAGGTGGTCGCCCCGCACGCGCATCCGGACATGCCCCCGCCGCGCCACTACGCCATTCGCGACGGCTTCGACGCGATCATGGAACGGGTCGCGTCGCTCACTTCGTGA
- a CDS encoding cytochrome P450 — protein sequence MAGSDQAGEGRADDFDARAPETFDSPHETYRQLRTQCPVAHSGEYGGFWALTRFDDVEWAAKNSDLFISSVKAVVPSDPRGIRRPPLNFDAPDHTPFRRALDRTLHRGRLERLEPRLTEHARREMAAYVAEGGDICRTAGTVYPAYTAAEWLNLDEEQVPRLAEHASEWVDAWRRQDVEVVTARSERLYDIARALVADRKERPRPPEEDPASSLLSETVDGTPIPDDLVVGALRQSLVVGMVAPPILFGGICVHLARDPELQERLRRDLSLLPAAVEEFVRLYTPYRGFARTVSEPVTVHGRTVAPREPVTLVYASANRDERMFPDPDEFVLDRPNIMRHLGFGRGRHRCVGMSLARLSLRIGLEQLLTQTEYIELDGPVETTRMPEVGAQAVPLRVTGSGC from the coding sequence ATGGCAGGAAGCGACCAGGCCGGGGAAGGGCGCGCGGACGACTTCGACGCGCGAGCCCCGGAGACCTTTGACAGCCCACACGAGACCTATCGTCAACTGCGAACGCAGTGCCCGGTCGCCCACTCCGGGGAGTACGGCGGGTTCTGGGCGCTGACCCGCTTCGACGATGTGGAGTGGGCCGCCAAGAACTCCGACCTGTTCATCTCCTCGGTGAAGGCCGTGGTGCCCAGCGATCCGCGCGGCATTCGGCGCCCTCCGTTGAACTTCGACGCACCCGACCACACGCCGTTCCGCCGGGCCTTGGACCGCACCCTGCACCGTGGCCGCCTGGAACGCCTGGAGCCGCGGCTGACCGAACACGCGCGCCGCGAGATGGCCGCCTACGTCGCCGAAGGCGGAGACATCTGCCGCACCGCCGGCACCGTCTACCCCGCGTATACGGCCGCGGAATGGCTCAACCTGGACGAGGAGCAGGTGCCGCGGCTCGCCGAGCACGCCTCTGAATGGGTGGACGCGTGGCGCCGCCAGGACGTCGAGGTCGTCACAGCCAGGAGCGAGCGGCTCTACGACATCGCGCGCGCACTGGTCGCGGATCGCAAAGAGCGGCCGCGGCCCCCGGAAGAGGATCCGGCCAGCTCACTGCTCAGCGAGACGGTCGATGGAACCCCGATTCCGGACGACCTGGTCGTCGGCGCGCTCCGCCAGTCCCTGGTCGTGGGCATGGTGGCCCCGCCGATCCTCTTCGGCGGCATCTGCGTGCACCTCGCCCGCGACCCGGAGCTGCAGGAGCGGCTGCGGCGCGACCTCTCACTGCTTCCGGCGGCGGTCGAGGAGTTCGTCCGGCTCTACACCCCGTACCGGGGATTCGCCCGTACCGTTAGCGAACCGGTGACCGTGCATGGCCGCACGGTCGCGCCGCGCGAGCCGGTCACCCTGGTCTACGCCTCGGCCAACCGGGACGAGAGGATGTTCCCCGACCCCGACGAGTTCGTCCTGGACCGGCCCAACATCATGCGCCACCTCGGTTTCGGGCGCGGCCGGCACCGGTGTGTGGGAATGTCCCTGGCCCGCCTCAGCCTGCGCATTGGTCTGGAACAACTGCTCACCCAGACCGAGTACATTGAGCTCGACGGCCCGGTCGAGACCACCCGGATGCCCGAGGTGGGCGCCCAGGCCGTTCCGTTGCGGGTCACCGGGTCGGGGTGCTGA
- a CDS encoding ABC transporter substrate-binding protein codes for MRRRGSRALAALLAALALAVSGCTGNAGTSEGPPPGSGGEARIVLGVDAVRGLDPAHLFNLTPSGDANRMAAIYGLLFWVDSATGEVHPQLGKSLTSNEAGDEWLMTLREDVEFTDGTPLNAEAVKFNYDRIKDPDTASPLADMLDGATVSTDGEYRVKLSLDEPNLAFDTIIATSLAFIASPTAIRNDPDFANNPVGAGPFKLDEWIRDYRMTLVRNKDYFRTDRPYLDQVTYLTLRDPLQRSNMVATGQADAAVPGSELSFIDVAESDGMRVASAGTGGGVMLMLNTAQAPFDDLRARRAIQLAINTDDMASVIDPGSSAPSSLYGPDSRYYTEGTLTAGDREQAENLFDELAEEDGPVTFTVSVPSSGLFVRSAEYLQSRLGEFDGVRVEIEILDNASLDQKVFSERDFQLSVQIVHVSNPEPNLAKLLATDGQTNYMGYSNPEVDQALEDGRTATSDDERLRAYNTVEELVAEEVPVLPVRQQMPYTIHSPDLEGLVLQGDGSLLYDRLQVSR; via the coding sequence ATGCGCAGACGCGGAAGCCGAGCACTGGCCGCTCTCCTCGCGGCGTTGGCCCTCGCGGTGAGCGGGTGCACCGGCAACGCGGGCACCTCGGAGGGCCCGCCACCGGGCTCCGGCGGCGAGGCCCGGATCGTCCTCGGTGTCGACGCCGTTCGGGGGCTCGATCCGGCCCACCTCTTCAATCTCACCCCGTCCGGCGACGCCAACCGGATGGCGGCGATCTACGGCCTGCTCTTCTGGGTGGACTCCGCGACAGGCGAGGTGCACCCCCAGCTCGGAAAGTCACTGACCAGCAACGAAGCAGGAGACGAGTGGCTGATGACGCTGCGGGAAGATGTGGAGTTCACCGACGGCACCCCTCTGAACGCCGAGGCGGTGAAGTTCAACTACGACCGGATCAAGGATCCGGACACCGCCTCGCCACTGGCGGACATGCTGGACGGCGCCACTGTGAGCACAGACGGCGAGTACCGGGTGAAGCTGAGCCTGGACGAGCCGAATCTCGCGTTCGACACGATCATCGCGACAAGCCTGGCCTTCATCGCGTCACCGACCGCGATCCGGAACGACCCCGACTTCGCGAACAACCCCGTCGGCGCGGGACCGTTCAAGCTGGACGAGTGGATCCGCGACTACCGGATGACCCTCGTGCGCAACAAGGACTACTTCCGAACCGACCGGCCCTACCTGGACCAGGTCACCTACCTGACCCTGCGGGACCCCTTGCAACGCAGCAACATGGTGGCCACCGGACAGGCCGATGCCGCGGTGCCGGGATCGGAGCTGTCCTTCATCGACGTCGCCGAATCCGACGGGATGCGGGTCGCCTCGGCCGGCACGGGCGGGGGCGTGATGCTGATGCTCAACACCGCCCAGGCTCCCTTCGACGACCTCCGCGCGCGCCGCGCGATCCAACTGGCGATCAATACCGACGACATGGCCTCGGTGATCGATCCCGGGTCCAGCGCCCCGTCCAGCCTGTACGGGCCGGACTCGCGGTACTACACCGAGGGAACGCTGACCGCTGGCGACCGCGAACAGGCGGAGAACCTGTTCGACGAGCTCGCCGAGGAGGACGGGCCGGTCACGTTCACCGTCTCCGTACCCAGCAGCGGACTCTTCGTCCGCAGCGCGGAGTACCTGCAGAGCAGACTGGGCGAGTTCGACGGTGTGCGGGTCGAGATCGAGATCCTGGACAACGCCTCGCTGGACCAGAAGGTCTTCAGCGAGCGCGACTTCCAGCTCTCGGTACAGATCGTGCACGTCAGCAACCCCGAACCCAACCTGGCCAAGTTACTGGCCACCGATGGCCAGACCAACTACATGGGCTATTCCAACCCGGAAGTCGACCAGGCGCTGGAGGACGGCCGCACCGCAACGTCCGACGACGAGCGCCTGCGGGCATACAACACCGTCGAGGAACTCGTGGCCGAGGAGGTACCAGTGCTGCCGGTCCGACAGCAGATGCCCTACACCATCCACTCCCCCGACCTGGAAGGACTCGTCCTCCAGGGTGACGGATCGCTGCTCTACGACCGGCTGCAGGTGAGCCGATGA
- a CDS encoding ABC transporter permease: MTPFLTSLTRQLAHLVAVLLLVTMAGTALISLMPSEPAIAILGPTATDEQIAEFNAEHGYDQPLPVQYVQWLGGALTGDLGNSIHSGEPVVDTLLDRLPVTLQLTVLALLLSLAVAVPLAFAAASRENTVLDRVLSRTASGVLSIPIFVLGVLLVYVFAVTSGLFPVAGWAPMSAGLGENLRYVALPVLALALAEFPAFYRLLRSDVISTLNTDFIRTATVRGLPRWYIMLRHVLRPSSLPLITVAAVTFGRLLAGSVVVESLFGLPGLGNLALQSVPSQDIPMIQGIVVLVAITYVLINTAVDRSYSILDPRMRA; the protein is encoded by the coding sequence ATGACCCCGTTCCTGACCTCCCTCACGCGCCAGCTCGCCCACCTGGTGGCGGTGCTGCTACTGGTCACGATGGCAGGAACCGCGCTGATCAGCCTGATGCCCAGCGAGCCCGCGATCGCGATTCTCGGCCCCACCGCCACCGACGAGCAGATCGCCGAGTTCAACGCGGAGCACGGATATGACCAGCCGCTTCCGGTGCAGTACGTGCAATGGCTCGGCGGCGCGCTGACGGGCGACCTGGGCAATTCCATTCACAGTGGAGAACCGGTCGTGGACACCCTGCTTGACCGGCTTCCGGTGACCCTGCAGCTGACCGTGCTCGCGCTGCTGCTGTCGCTGGCCGTGGCGGTTCCCCTGGCGTTCGCGGCGGCATCGCGCGAGAACACCGTGCTCGATCGTGTGCTGTCGCGGACTGCCTCGGGCGTGCTGTCCATTCCGATCTTCGTGCTCGGGGTCCTGCTGGTCTACGTCTTCGCGGTCACGAGCGGCCTCTTCCCGGTGGCGGGGTGGGCCCCAATGTCCGCGGGACTGGGCGAGAACCTGCGCTACGTCGCGCTGCCCGTCCTGGCACTGGCCCTGGCCGAGTTCCCCGCCTTCTACCGGCTGCTGCGCAGCGACGTCATCAGCACCCTGAACACCGATTTCATCCGCACCGCGACGGTGCGGGGCCTGCCGCGTTGGTACATCATGCTGCGGCACGTGCTGCGGCCCTCCTCGCTGCCGCTGATCACCGTGGCCGCGGTGACCTTCGGGCGGCTGCTGGCCGGGTCGGTGGTGGTGGAGAGCCTGTTCGGCCTGCCGGGGCTGGGCAACCTCGCCCTGCAGTCGGTCCCGTCCCAGGACATCCCGATGATCCAGGGCATCGTGGTGCTCGTCGCGATCACCTACGTCCTCATCAACACCGCGGTTGACAGGTCCTACTCGATACTCGACCCAAGGATGCGCGCATGA